One Brachybacterium aquaticum genomic region harbors:
- a CDS encoding phosphotransferase family protein yields the protein MVRDLSPSAPAPLDPASPAMGARIVEAWRRGALVLPLREDESPLRLPGLHKSVLPPSLSGQARVTLAGVGERFAAWRVIPQENAPVIARIAHVAPDELHQDLGHEIAALTLVPPEVGPDPIAVHHDAETSPLGHPYVVTTEVRGTAAAPEAWTGAHLSAHASRLAHLHSVPAPGRGPVTFGEEPWSSVPAGPQRLLAEVEGEVASWRERHGAVIAEHGLEPFLDAALAEVAGIEEQIAGLEAFVLSHGDLCATNILWDRVDPGGAPHVQYIDFEWAQGDDPARDLAIIGGPVHGGPWYVPLDEEQVAGFVSTYVAARRELGPVTDAIADTEALRSRMRAWTAYERTAMLVHVATRAATRSTHRRVLPVLRSTLAAHLGLPD from the coding sequence ATGGTCCGCGACCTGTCCCCGAGCGCCCCGGCGCCGCTGGATCCCGCCTCCCCGGCGATGGGGGCGCGGATCGTGGAGGCGTGGCGGCGCGGTGCGCTGGTGCTGCCGCTGCGGGAGGACGAGTCGCCGCTGCGTCTGCCGGGCCTGCACAAGTCCGTGCTGCCGCCGTCGCTGTCCGGGCAGGCGCGGGTCACGCTCGCCGGGGTCGGCGAGCGCTTCGCGGCCTGGCGGGTGATCCCGCAGGAGAACGCGCCGGTCATCGCGCGGATCGCGCATGTCGCGCCCGACGAGCTGCATCAGGACCTCGGCCACGAGATCGCCGCGCTCACCCTGGTCCCGCCGGAGGTGGGGCCCGACCCGATCGCGGTGCACCACGACGCCGAGACCAGTCCGCTCGGCCACCCGTACGTGGTGACCACCGAGGTGCGCGGCACCGCCGCGGCCCCCGAGGCGTGGACCGGCGCGCACCTGAGCGCGCACGCGTCGCGGCTCGCGCACCTGCACTCGGTCCCGGCCCCGGGCCGCGGCCCGGTGACCTTCGGCGAGGAGCCGTGGAGTTCGGTGCCGGCCGGCCCGCAGCGGCTGCTGGCCGAGGTGGAGGGCGAGGTCGCCTCCTGGCGGGAGCGGCACGGGGCGGTCATCGCCGAGCACGGCCTGGAGCCCTTCCTCGACGCGGCGCTCGCGGAGGTCGCCGGCATCGAGGAGCAGATCGCGGGGCTCGAGGCCTTCGTGCTCTCCCACGGGGACCTGTGCGCGACGAACATCCTGTGGGACAGGGTCGACCCTGGCGGCGCCCCGCATGTGCAGTACATCGACTTCGAGTGGGCGCAGGGCGACGACCCCGCCCGCGACCTGGCGATCATCGGCGGCCCGGTGCACGGCGGGCCCTGGTACGTGCCGCTGGACGAGGAGCAGGTCGCAGGCTTCGTCAGCACCTATGTCGCCGCTCGTCGCGAGCTCGGACCCGTCACCGACGCGATCGCCGACACCGAGGCGCTGCGCTCCCGGATGCGGGCCTGGACCGCGTACGAGCGCACCGCGATGCTGGTCCACGTCGCGACCCGCGCCGCGACCCGGTCGACCCATCGCCGGGTGCTGCCGGTGCTGCGCAGCACCCTCGCCGCGCACCTCGGCCTGCCGGACTGA
- a CDS encoding GNAT family N-acetyltransferase yields the protein MSGDVQVRAEVPVLADALVVYDAVGWSAYTQDPTLLERALAGSLRVVAARRDGELLGLARVVGDGAVIAYLQDVLVRPDAQGEGIGRRLVEEALAPFAAVRQQVLLTDAEPGQRAFYEALGFTEVRDHPAELRAFVRLR from the coding sequence GTGAGCGGGGACGTGCAGGTCCGCGCTGAGGTGCCCGTGCTCGCCGACGCTCTCGTCGTGTACGACGCCGTGGGCTGGAGCGCCTACACCCAGGACCCGACGCTCCTCGAGCGCGCCCTCGCCGGAAGCCTGCGCGTGGTCGCCGCCCGACGGGACGGGGAACTGCTGGGACTCGCTCGCGTGGTGGGCGACGGGGCCGTCATCGCATACCTGCAGGACGTGCTGGTCAGGCCCGACGCGCAGGGTGAAGGAATCGGCCGACGCCTCGTCGAGGAGGCACTCGCCCCGTTCGCCGCCGTGCGCCAGCAGGTGCTGCTCACCGATGCCGAGCCGGGGCAGCGCGCCTTCTACGAGGCGCTCGGCTTCACCGAGGTCCGCGACCACCCCGCGGAGCTGCGCGCCTTCGTGCGCCTGCGCTGA
- a CDS encoding DinB family protein, with the protein MTTPNPAAAALPSPVPQPVASPSAAPPPAADPPLLAGERESLDAWLEYFRAAVLRKIDGLSPEQLARRPIPPSPLSPLGLVRHLGTVEAYWLREVLWDDEQPDPYCAPENPDGDHLDGTAESAPEDLEIYRAQVAAAREAQAEWEDLDLPVRGDRGGAEVNLRWILTHLIEEYARHLGHLDLLCEVIDGRTGE; encoded by the coding sequence ATGACCACGCCGAACCCTGCCGCGGCAGCATTGCCGTCCCCTGTGCCGCAGCCTGTCGCATCGCCCTCGGCCGCGCCCCCGCCTGCCGCTGACCCGCCGCTGCTCGCCGGGGAGCGGGAGTCGCTGGACGCCTGGCTCGAGTACTTCCGCGCGGCGGTGCTGCGCAAGATCGACGGGCTCTCCCCGGAGCAGCTGGCGCGTCGGCCGATCCCGCCCTCCCCGCTGAGCCCGCTCGGACTCGTCCGTCACCTCGGCACCGTGGAGGCGTACTGGCTGCGCGAGGTGCTGTGGGACGACGAGCAGCCCGACCCGTACTGCGCCCCGGAGAACCCCGACGGCGACCACCTCGACGGCACCGCCGAGAGCGCGCCGGAGGACCTCGAGATCTACCGTGCGCAGGTCGCGGCCGCGCGCGAGGCCCAGGCCGAGTGGGAGGACCTCGACCTGCCGGTGCGCGGTGACCGTGGCGGGGCCGAGGTGAACCTGCGCTGGATCCTCACGCACCTCATCGAGGAGTACGCGCGCCACCTCGGCCACCTCGACCTACTGTGCGAGGTCATCGACGGGAGGACGGGGGAGTGA
- a CDS encoding sulfite exporter TauE/SafE family protein: protein MEMVLLAVAVGIGVGVVVGALGAGGGILAVPVLVFLLGMPPHQATASSLVIVLITALVSLPHHARNGNVQWRSGLVFAGVSVVGAVLGSRLSALVPADVLLTLFGVLLAGVAVAMLVRGVRTRRAETAEAAAHGFPGEADTIAPIATHDDPVLDQPGPDTVESADGIHRHHGTPELPHTPPPSSSPRLGVVIAAATVTGFLTGFFGVGGGFMVVPMLVLALGLAMRRASGTSLLVMVIATAASLLARLGTDVQIDWPVTLIFAAGSALGGILGGPLSARARPSTLTLLFAALLTGVSVVTLVETLLL, encoded by the coding sequence ATGGAGATGGTCCTGCTCGCGGTCGCCGTCGGCATCGGGGTGGGGGTCGTGGTCGGGGCGCTCGGCGCCGGCGGCGGCATCCTCGCCGTCCCCGTGCTGGTCTTCCTCCTGGGCATGCCGCCCCACCAGGCGACCGCCTCCAGCCTCGTGATCGTGCTGATCACGGCCCTGGTGAGCCTGCCCCACCATGCCCGCAACGGGAACGTCCAGTGGCGCAGCGGCCTCGTCTTCGCGGGCGTCTCGGTGGTCGGCGCCGTGCTCGGCTCGCGCCTGTCCGCCCTGGTCCCGGCCGACGTGCTGCTGACCCTGTTCGGCGTGCTCCTCGCCGGCGTCGCCGTCGCCATGCTCGTGCGCGGCGTGCGCACGCGCCGGGCCGAGACGGCGGAGGCCGCCGCCCACGGCTTCCCCGGCGAGGCCGACACCATCGCCCCGATCGCCACCCACGACGATCCGGTCCTGGACCAGCCCGGCCCCGACACGGTCGAATCGGCCGACGGGATCCACCGCCACCACGGCACCCCCGAGCTTCCGCACACCCCGCCCCCGTCCTCCTCGCCGCGACTCGGCGTGGTGATCGCGGCGGCGACGGTCACCGGGTTCCTCACCGGCTTCTTCGGCGTCGGCGGCGGGTTCATGGTCGTGCCCATGCTCGTGCTCGCCCTGGGCCTGGCGATGCGCCGCGCCTCCGGCACGAGCCTGCTGGTCATGGTCATCGCCACCGCCGCGAGCCTGCTGGCGCGCCTGGGCACCGACGTGCAGATCGACTGGCCGGTGACGCTGATCTTCGCCGCCGGCTCCGCGCTCGGCGGGATCCTCGGCGGACCGCTCTCCGCCCGTGCCCGCCCCTCCACCCTCACCCTGCTGTTCGCGGCACTGCTGACCGGGGTGTCGGTGGTGACCCTGGTGGAGACGCTGCTGCTCTGA
- a CDS encoding fructosamine kinase family protein, translating into MDDFLKHAPNAPTGYVAAEAAGLHWLAEPKAVPVVEVLEEGKDSLRLARLESVSPTPEAARELGRGLARLHDAGAPAFGFAPAEPAFFGPLESPFPVATDQREDFADYWAEDRLRPLADRVTRLLGADGHDTVDEAIDVIADGAFDGVSGQGAEQPARVHGDLWAGNVMWTASGASLIDPAAHGGHRLEDLAMLALFGAPHLEEIFEGYTEVHPLPDGWEQDLPAHLFFGLLAHVHLFGEGYVDRAIATAEAIIARADALGA; encoded by the coding sequence ATGGACGACTTCCTCAAGCACGCACCGAACGCCCCCACGGGGTACGTCGCGGCCGAGGCGGCGGGCCTGCACTGGCTCGCCGAGCCGAAGGCCGTGCCCGTGGTGGAGGTCCTCGAGGAGGGGAAGGACTCGCTGCGCCTCGCGCGGCTCGAGTCCGTCTCCCCCACCCCCGAGGCCGCGCGCGAGCTGGGCCGGGGCCTGGCGCGACTGCACGACGCCGGCGCCCCCGCGTTCGGGTTCGCCCCGGCGGAGCCCGCCTTCTTCGGCCCGCTCGAGAGTCCCTTCCCCGTCGCGACCGACCAGCGGGAAGACTTCGCGGACTACTGGGCCGAGGACCGTCTGCGCCCTCTCGCGGACAGGGTCACCCGCCTGCTCGGGGCCGACGGGCACGACACCGTCGACGAGGCCATCGACGTGATCGCGGACGGCGCCTTCGACGGCGTGAGCGGCCAGGGCGCCGAGCAGCCCGCCCGCGTCCACGGCGACCTGTGGGCCGGGAACGTGATGTGGACGGCGAGCGGCGCGAGCCTCATCGATCCCGCGGCCCACGGCGGGCACCGCCTCGAGGACCTCGCCATGCTCGCCCTCTTCGGCGCCCCGCACCTGGAGGAGATCTTCGAGGGCTACACCGAGGTCCACCCGCTGCCGGACGGCTGGGAGCAGGACCTGCCCGCGCACCTGTTCTTCGGCCTGCTCGCGCACGTGCACCTGTTCGGCGAGGGCTACGTGGACCGCGCCATCGCCACCGCCGAGGCGATCATCGCCCGCGCCGACGCGCTGGGGGCCTGA
- the hutG gene encoding formimidoylglutamase translates to MTTSPTLASAWTGRHDGDGREHARWHQAVQVVEPGAAVAAGTPDPAADHVALLGFRSDEGVRRNRGRVGAADGPAALRAVLSPLALHGPLATGEVALHDLGDAETAGEDLEQGQADAAALTSHALDRAGSRLTVVLGGGHETAWSSYLGLVGSGIGPRAGQRWGVLNLDAHFDLREEPRPTSGTPFAQMAEAERTAGRDLRYAVLGIAEPSNTGVLFDRARELGVTWWTDQQCLDAGADGIRGFVEEFAADLDVLYLTIDLDVLPAATAPGVSAPAAYGVPLPLVAAAVRAAAGTGKLALLDVVELNPSLDIDGRTARAAARLIDDAVRGAVGVESA, encoded by the coding sequence ATGACGACCTCTCCCACCCTCGCATCCGCGTGGACCGGCCGACACGACGGCGACGGGCGCGAGCACGCCCGCTGGCACCAGGCGGTGCAGGTCGTGGAGCCGGGTGCGGCCGTCGCCGCCGGCACCCCGGACCCGGCCGCCGACCACGTCGCCCTCCTCGGGTTCCGCTCCGACGAGGGCGTGCGCCGCAATCGCGGTCGCGTCGGCGCGGCCGACGGTCCCGCGGCCCTGCGCGCCGTCCTCTCCCCGCTGGCCCTCCACGGACCGCTCGCGACCGGCGAGGTCGCCCTGCACGACCTCGGCGATGCGGAGACGGCCGGCGAGGACCTCGAGCAGGGGCAGGCCGACGCCGCGGCGCTCACCTCCCACGCCCTGGACCGGGCCGGGTCCCGCCTGACGGTGGTGCTCGGCGGCGGGCACGAGACCGCCTGGTCCAGCTACCTCGGCCTCGTCGGCTCCGGGATCGGCCCGCGGGCCGGGCAGCGCTGGGGCGTGCTGAACCTCGATGCGCACTTCGACCTGCGCGAGGAGCCCCGCCCCACCTCCGGCACGCCCTTCGCGCAGATGGCCGAGGCCGAGCGCACTGCCGGCCGGGACCTGCGCTACGCGGTCCTCGGCATCGCCGAGCCCTCCAACACCGGGGTCCTCTTCGACCGCGCCCGCGAACTGGGCGTGACGTGGTGGACCGACCAGCAGTGCCTGGACGCCGGGGCCGACGGGATCCGTGGGTTCGTCGAAGAGTTTGCCGCGGACCTCGACGTGCTCTACCTGACCATCGACCTGGACGTCCTGCCTGCGGCAACCGCGCCCGGCGTCTCGGCACCCGCCGCCTACGGGGTGCCGCTGCCACTGGTCGCCGCCGCCGTGCGCGCCGCCGCCGGCACCGGGAAGCTCGCACTGCTGGACGTGGTGGAGCTGAACCCGTCCCTCGACATCGACGGGCGCACCGCCCGCGCCGCCGCACGCCTCATCGACGACGCCGTGCGGGGCGCAGTAGGCGTCGAAAGCGCCTGA
- a CDS encoding formate/nitrite transporter family protein, translating to MADVAAQTGDVPREAPRSEDPHGGVAHGEDARGEEPRGEAAERRRLGEHDHAIEDALVEEFENTVTEGANRLNRTWRALVVTGLFGGIDVGLGLLAMLAVVDATGSKLLGGLAFGVGLYALRLAHSELFTEEFLVPINAIVAGHGTWLQLLRLWSVTLVTNLAGGWALTWLIVAAFPHFEDVLLESTATYMESGLTLETACLAILAGFTITLVTRMSQGSDEGIATLANSFVSGLLVVGLGMFHGALTSSVIFAAMHAGAETTYLEWLVWCAWVIPLNMVGGLVIITLPRLVRTWELVTAEREAQRALRAQGS from the coding sequence ATGGCAGATGTCGCAGCGCAGACCGGGGACGTCCCGCGCGAGGCCCCGCGCAGTGAGGACCCGCACGGCGGAGTCGCGCACGGCGAGGACGCGCGGGGCGAGGAGCCGCGCGGTGAGGCCGCGGAGAGGCGGCGCCTCGGCGAGCACGACCACGCGATCGAGGACGCCCTCGTCGAGGAGTTCGAGAACACCGTCACCGAGGGCGCGAACCGGCTGAACCGCACCTGGCGGGCGCTCGTGGTCACCGGGCTCTTCGGCGGGATCGACGTGGGCCTGGGCCTGCTGGCGATGCTCGCGGTGGTCGATGCGACCGGGTCGAAGCTGCTGGGCGGGCTCGCCTTCGGGGTCGGCCTGTACGCCCTGCGCCTGGCGCACTCGGAGCTGTTCACGGAGGAGTTCCTGGTCCCGATCAACGCGATCGTCGCCGGGCACGGCACCTGGCTGCAGCTGCTGCGGCTGTGGAGCGTCACGCTCGTGACCAACCTCGCCGGTGGATGGGCGCTGACCTGGCTGATCGTGGCCGCCTTCCCCCACTTCGAGGACGTGCTGCTGGAGTCGACCGCGACGTACATGGAGTCGGGCCTCACCCTCGAGACAGCCTGCCTCGCGATCCTCGCCGGCTTCACCATCACTCTCGTGACCCGCATGAGCCAGGGCTCCGACGAGGGGATCGCGACGCTCGCGAACTCCTTCGTCTCCGGGCTGCTCGTTGTGGGTCTCGGGATGTTCCACGGCGCGCTGACCTCCTCGGTGATCTTCGCGGCGATGCATGCCGGTGCGGAGACGACCTACCTCGAGTGGCTGGTCTGGTGCGCCTGGGTGATCCCGCTGAACATGGTCGGGGGCCTCGTGATCATCACTCTGCCGCGCCTCGTGCGCACCTGGGAGCTCGTCACCGCGGAGCGGGAGGCCCAGCGCGCCCTGCGGGCCCAGGGCAGCTGA